The Gasterosteus aculeatus chromosome 12, fGasAcu3.hap1.1, whole genome shotgun sequence DNA window CATCCAGGTAAGCTCGCTGCAGTTCCTCAATGTCCAACGCCCAGCAGTTGTCCTCATCCAGGTAGTAGTTGATGTGGACTGCATCTAACTCCGATATGGCGGCCGAGTAGAGCGGGTACTGCGGGATAGGGATCATCACGCCCGTCCTGGAGGGGCCCCGACCCGATACGACCAGCTTCAGGATGCTCTGGATTGACAGAGAGGATTTATGGGATTCATTTGTTTGCAGAAGCTGCTCCCCACTATCAGACCGACACACTGCTTACCCAATCAAGACTCCCCCCCCTGCACATTCTAAGTCTAATGCAGCCAGGAAGTCACTTCCCCATTACTGGTTGGTCAGTTCCCTGCCTTCTTCCTACCATGATGCCATCGCTGGCCCCTGTGGTGAGGTAAACGTTGTTCCAATCAGAAGGGACACCCTGGTCTCTGTGCGTGATGTAATCAGCAACATCACGACGGATACACTGCAGCCCCTGGCTGGCACTGTACGAGCCTGAAGAGACACGTCATGATGTCAGATGTACGTCCTTTATGCCAGCTCATGTCATTTAATGCACAGGATACagtaaacaaatacacacacgtcAATCATTTGTGATGCAGGGATTCTGTAATTACTAATTAATTTGTTTGAGGAGTAAAATAATCTGGTCACATGTTTAATGAGCCTCTATGTACTCAACTGCCACCatacgcgcacacaaacacacacctatgCTTTGTCCACCACAGTCCTGCAGAATGCGCTGGGCTCGTTGCTTGGCGTCATCGGGGAACGCCGGACTGCTCAGCAGTTCTGGGAAACAACACAGAGCCACCACCTGCAGAGGGGAAGAGCGTAAAGGACGAAGACAAGAGGACACAGGGTAGCTGTAGGGTCAGCTAGTCAGcatttaaagacacacacacacacacacacacacattccagaaTGACATTGGTTGGCTGCACACCTGACGGAGGAAAGTGATTGGCTGCTGGCCCATAGCATGGGCATCACCAATGTTGGCCTTGATGACGTCAGTGAAAGACAGTTTCTCTCCCTGGGGAGACAAGAGAGAAATACCATCTGAACACAAGTGGAGGGAAGCCGGGTtcccgttgccatggtgatggaGGCGCTGCGTGCGCACAGAGAGCCTCCAAACAGGAAGAGAGCACGAGCTGCCACATCAGAGGATGATGCAACCGCCCCCCCGCAGAGGAGTCGATACCTCAGGCGCGCACACGTCAGATGTAGCACCCCATCACTTACTTaacccccgccctcccccctcctcgctcctccATCCCGGAACGGTGGGTTTCTTTAGCGTGAAGCTGGCCGCTAACCTGCAGCAGCCGCCTCTCGATGTCTCCCGCCTTGAGGACGATGGGTCCGCGCACCGCGTACTCCACCGCCTTCACCTGCGGGTTCAGGGTGGCCACCGTCAGGGACTTCTCTCGCGCCCGGGCCGGCGCCCCGGTCTTCGCGGAAGCTTCCACCGTGCCAAATCGCTTGGTCCCGACGGGCCGCGGCGGGGAGCCCGGCGCCTCACGCGGGGCCTGCCGCCCGAGAGAGGAGGCGCCCCGCCGGGGGAGCAGCGGGCGCCGCTGCGCCACGTGCTTAACCAGATGCATGCCGGCTCGTGCAGTCCCCGGTTAGCGTGGACGGTCTCCCGGCCGAGCGGGCATCACTGTGTGGGTGACGCGCGTTGGCTCCTCCTGCGGCCGCGTCACGACAACATGCAACCAATCACAGACCGAGGCCGCCACTCACCACGCACACATGGATACATActatcacatgtgtgtatatatatatatacacatacatacatacatacacatatatatgtatatatatatatatatatataatatatatgtatatatatatgtgtatatatgtgtatatatacatacatacatactatacatatatacatacatactatatatgtattatgtgtatatatattattgacTGTGTCAAATCATAATCTGAAGCCATACGTTACACACAGAATTTGTcttatactaataataataattggtgCGATATAAGAATACAAATATACAAagcaaaattaaaacaataaatacattaaaacacaTATGTATGTCCACATGTTTCCACTGTGCAAGTGTTGGGACAGAGTATTGGGTCCATGGGGGGCTTTGGGGGGCTTTGACTCATGAGACCAATGGCAGAGGGGAAAACCGGTTTCTGTGGAGAGGTCTTGGTTCTGATTGACCGCAGCCTACTGCCAGGGGGACGGGGCTCAAAGAGTCCGTGTCCGGGGTCAGAGGGGTCAGCTACGAGCtttaacgccactcatctatagctagggatgcaccgatccacattttttcactttcgatccgatcccgatacctaaatttggatatcggccgatacagataatattccgataccagagctgtctttgaaaaacaggaaatcctgttaacagaaacaattctgaaaacaaatttgaaactaagggtttcagattgattgtcatgtcaatatttatttaatttcataaatgtcaaatacttGAGTCTCAAAAATTTAGTGTGAAAGTGTgaacatcttacacacacacacatacacaattgacacacagtctcactcactcgtttacaaaaataacagcacaaatcaagtaaactgactcttgtatcatgaacaacatgtcaaatatctgaagaaaagtgcaataaaataactgtaaacatcttacacacatacacacttgacacagtctcactcactcattcacacacgcaatcacacttactctctcacacacacacacaataagttttaaaacagtgtgcatcagaacagcacttaagatgacctggaataaactaaacaccagagactaactattctttaaaagaaaacaaaacttgaatgtctcaaagttgactctgaggaagtgatgttagtgttcaacaaatcttacatcggcaggttcttcttgaggaatatgagcatttctgctctctgcagttagacgattccttttttcatccacggtATTGGCTGCCGTGCTAAACAGTCTAGCCTCAGCGCtatcctgctagcctgctagtctgctatcctgctagcctgctggtctgctagctggctgcaaactgtggaatggattcctgAACGGAGGCGCGGCTCAATGAGACAGTTATGAGACCCGCTcaggaatccattccacagtttgcagcagactagcagaccagcagaccagcagactagcagaccagcagaccagcagactagcagaccagcagactagcagactagcagaccagcagaccagcagaccagcagactagcagaccagcagactagcagaccagcagaccagcagaccagcagaccATCAGACCAGCAGACTAGCAGaccagcagaccagcagactagcagaccagcagaccagcagactagcagactagcagaccagcagactagcagactagcagaccagcagaccagcagaccagcagactagcagactagcagactagcagaccaGCAGTCGGGGATCacttttggagtcatttcagcagacgacgttaaagcgcagacatggctcattgatatcggaaatctccaaaggttgTATCGGAAAATCCAATACCCGAATTTCTCTGGTATCGGGTCCCGATACCGatactggatcggatcggcccCATCCCTATCTATAGCCATTGTAAAttagcttatttgaggaaattacactttgtttcttgctcctgcgtttgtatccttatgattcaatgtacttattgtaagcctctttggataaaagtgtcagctaaatgacatgtgatgtaatgtaataaaagaagCACTCAACTGCAGATAAACAACAGTCCATCATTGCTTGGGGACGGGAAGCTCACTCAATCCGAAACATTTGAAGAACTGAATGTGTCCTCCGGTGCAGTCAAACGCTCAGGGGGTCTCTCATGAAGACCAAGGCTTACCGCTGCTCAGAAGGGTCTCCAGCCTCAGACGTAACTGCTTCCGTTCAATAAGACACATCTCACATCTCAGAATCCGACCATCATGGTTGAATTACTGCAAAGAACCAGAGGAGACTTACTGGGCCAAAAACACAGGGGACATTAAACCAGTGGTCAACGGTGGTTTGGGCTGATGAGtcaacatttgacatttttggttGCACCCGCTGTCTCTGTAGGACAGAAGGTTTCTACATGGGATGTTCCTACCATGaagcatggaggaggaggggtgatgGGGGGCGTTGCTTGTTACACTGTTGGTGTTGGAGGAGTTGGACTGCAGAGTGAAATGCaaagtgctgtgtgtgtaatatatgtatatatatatatatatatatatatatatatatattataaaaactGCTGAATGAATCAAAGTTGGACAGACTGcttaaaatcatttattttataagaATTCACTACATCAGCACTACGCTTCTGACTTCCTTTATAAAACTGTGAAAGCTGGACACCATCTTTAGGCGATTGCACTTTTTGTTCCCAGGTCCAATTGAGATCAAGGTGAATTGAACTTCATCTGTTCAAgtaataaatacatgtgtgtACTGTGCATAGAACATCACTTAGCAATAGCAATCTAATAATCAGTTTTATTGCCTCTCCAGTTAATAAGAAAGTGCACAGCTGACATTAAATCTGGGTCCCTCCAATTAACATTGAGCTCCATTATTCCAGATGAATGTAGTATTTCTTTAGATTTTTGTATCTGCAGAGGAGTTAGGAAATATCACTGTATAACGTTACAACACACACTGCATACTGTAGAAACatgtttacatgtgtgtgtgtggtgggttaATAATACATGGTGCAAAAGAGCTGTGATCTCCCCATGACTCTGCTTCAgtctgcagctccagcagcttctgGATCTCTTCCCATCACCGAGCGAACGACTTCCAGATCAGAGTTCTGCTCCGGTCAGCCTTCTTTGGTCGTCCTCTTGCTGTTGGATAGTTTCTCTGTGACAGGTCCTCTGTGCCAGGACATTCAGGCCCTAATCTATAAGATGAGTCTCTGACCCAAGATCTTACGGTTGATCTCAGCCAAGGCCACAGAGAACACGAAGGCCTTCTCGTCTGACAGACTGGCGTAGATATCCACCTCCTTGTCTTGCTTCTCTGTGGACACAATGAAACGCTATCAGGCACAAGGAGCTTGTGAGATTAAGAAAAGGTCAGACTCAATGCTTCCTCCTCAAGAACTATTCACCTGGATCCACATCAAGCGATGCCCTGGTTCCCCCAGAGGACAGTCACAACTAGTGTAGTATTCTAAATACTGACGGGATGGGTGGTCTGAGTGACAGGTGTAACTGTTTATGTGCAGACAAAGGGAGATGACGTTGGTAACAGAcgtgttttaaatacacatgagaaccagtgttaattttggcagctacttttgatttagtctttagacgaaaaatgcatattagttttagtcacatttagtcattttaatccttcttagtttttgttgacgaaaactagacaaaaatgtaattagttttagtcccatttaatatctatattaaactccttttcttcccttctcagggaccctctgtgttgtgtctacagctgcataatagtccagcttgcagtacttggttgtccattagctgtccctcctataggacaggcctatagatgtccctcctataggacaggcctatagatgtccctcctataggacaggcctatagatgtccctcctataggacaggcctatagatgtccctcctataggacaggcctatagatgtccctcctataggacaggcctatagatgtccctcctataggacaggcctatagatgtccctcctataggacaggcctatagatgtccctcctataggacaggtctatagatgtccctcctataggacaggtctatagatgtccctcctataggacaggtctatagatgtccctcctataggacaggtctatagcaggtcggaAACGTTTTGACTGCCGGGCCACAgcgggttgtaaaatgtgactgaggagccgggccaagaacaaatggtggaagtgtttgtgtgagctgatataaatgacatgtgaaaaatcattacatgaaaggatttggattttaacaaatagcaaagcatttattggcaaggcaatttaacaaattggcaaaggtgtaacaacttcatgaggaccagggatctaaacgcaacactttgttgtctttgtctgtttacttgcaatgcttttgacacttcatgctcctttattgtttccactgtcgcaacaaaagagaccttaacgtcctaaaatcgctgcaatacattattttcttggcttcagaacctgcaatgagtttattattccgttccgtcctgggtcccctccccttctcgctctacaccaactctccgcgctgtcattcgctcgcatggcttctcctaccacagctgtgctgatgacacccaactaatcctctccttccctcactcggatctctgcctgtctgactgacatctctcagtggatccgcccaccatctgttttcaggaaaagattctccgacccacgacttgactgtcaactttggcaactccgtgttaacgtccactttgactgcaggaacctcggcgtgacatcgacagccgactctccctgactcccaacatcactgacaacacgatactgtagatactcgctctacaacatcaggagaatacgtccccttctcactcagaaggcagcgcaggtactgattcaggctcttgtcatctccctcctggacaaCTGCAACTcactcctgcaggtctcctgctaccaccattccacctctgcagctcatccaaaatgcagcagctccactggtctttaaccttcctaagttctccctcactcctccactcctccgctctcttcactggtaccggtggctcatccagttctaaacactggtgctcacgtaccacgctgtgaatggatggggtccagcttacatccaggacctggtccaacccgacatcccaacccgcactctccgctctgcatctgataaactgcttgttcctcctcactgagagcaaaacactggactagatctccactctttgctgtcctgctcctaaatggtggaaggagctctctgaagacaccaggaccacagagagccttcacatcttcagactaaagacacacctcttcacactctacctccactaacacactaactaactggagcacttacattggacttataacgattcttatctacagcaagttgtaaattggcttatttgaggaaaatgcacttttttgttCCTTGTTCTTCTAAGTTTGTTtctttatggttgaaatgcacttattgtacgtcgctttggataaaagcatcagctaaatgatatgtgATGTATTATGTTAAATGCGTTTGTAACGGAGCAtcaactaacgaagccacattcgTTGCGGTCCGTAGTctgtgcacaagaaccaccgctgcaccgctaGTTtagcgagcgttctgggttcgtggatgacgtcatcatgatgcgttaataaccgccgtactttgtctgtctgttgtctgtcagctgcgtgtgaatttaggggggaaaggtttcgtgacttcgtcaaccaccaacatgtttgtctcgttaacgaaagttagaatagatttagtcatagtttttattttttaagatcgttttcgtcacgtcttagtctcgtcttagtcatggaaaaaaggttcgttaacgaaaaattttcgtcatagttttcgtcgtcgaaattaacactgctgagAACAAACGGCTCTTAGTTCCAACGTTAACTCCATCATCTCTGCTGACCGCTCAGTGCACGTCCATGAGAACGCTTGTCATCAGGCCAATAAGCCTgagcagccacacacactttagacCGGAATCTTCTTAAGAGTTCCTTTCCAGAGAGTCCTTGCTTTGGTACCCTCAGTACTATACGCGCGGCATAAGAACGTCTAAAGGACATTTAGGTGCAGAGGACTTtacctttctcctcttcctgcttcttCAGACCCACTGTTTTGGGtctgccccgccccctccgaaTGGGATCCGATTGACTGTTGGCTCGGGACCGTCTCCTGTTCTCCATGTCGCTGGTTAAAGAGGAGTCTATCCTTTCTCTGCGGATGCGTTCCGTCCTCCTCCGCTTGAAGTCCAGCTTGTCTGAAGGACAACACGGACGCAGTGTGGGTTAGAGGTTCTAGTGCACCACCACATATGGAAATCACATTCGTTAAGAAGTGGCCTTTGCAGGCAGAAGAACGTCCCGGTTGAACTGACCGGGGGGGGGAAGTCACTGCAGCTTGTTCTGAGGAGGTCCAGCCACATGCCAGACTTCTCTCCATATTCATAAAAGGCCTTTTCTaaatgattatttccttcaccCTTCATCCGTCTGAGGACTTCATGTTGTACCAACTTTCAGATTCTGCAGAAGGTTTTGCATgagcagaaatctggttaaaacaCGTTAGCTGCTAAAATCCACTGGTTTGGTCCCGCAGGACGAGCTTGAGAGAGCGTGCTCAATAGATAGATCCACAACGTTTCAGTTCCATCTCTTTATGCTGTGTGTTCAGATCCACGGCAGACTTTACAGAATAAAGAACAGCACTGAACAATGTCTTACAACTAACAATATTTGCTCAACACAAAGGCAGAACAATCAAACAAAGAGCAAACACAAGGTGGAACATTTCCAGGCATCAATCATGCAGGCTGAACCTTACCTGCTATAGCTGGAGAGGAGCGCTCATTTAATTTGGCATTGAGAAGCTTCCTGCTGATAAACACATAACCACATGGACAGGACTTGCACGCAACAGGAATCTAGAGAAAACCAGACAGGAAACAGATTAAATTACTTGATGTTGGAACATATCAACTGCTTCTTCCTCACATTCAATTATGCAATACCTTGCATAAGTCCCCTTAGACCTTTCCATGTTTTGTCATATGGTATAAAGACACATTCAAAATGGATTTCATTATGTAGACATCACAGAGACCAAGGAGCTCACCCAACAGCTCAGGGTTAAAGTTGTAGCGTAGTATGAAGCTCACAAAGCACCATTACATGatcaaaagaggaaagaatagggcacaaacacaaacccacgAACACAAGCCTGTCCACCCAGACACAAAGGACATGCAAGAACCTGTACATGTGAGGCTGTCATAGTTACAATTTAGAGTACCTCTCTGACTTACACAATGTGTGTATTTCatgtcttttcatttcatgtatttCAGTAAAGGGTTGAAATTGATAAGTGTTTGGTACGGATCCTCCTTCACGTTTCAGCCACGGATTAAATACAGTTTGAAGGTTGCTTTGAATCTATA harbors:
- the c12h16orf87 gene encoding UPF0547 protein C16orf87 homolog, coding for MSANKTKKVKMATKSCPECDQQIPVACKSCPCGYVFISRKLLNAKLNERSSPAIADKLDFKRRRTERIRRERIDSSLTSDMENRRRSRANSQSDPIRRGRGRPKTVGLKKQEEEKEKQDKEVDIYASLSDEKAFVFSVALAEINRKILGQRLIL